A stretch of Ferribacterium limneticum DNA encodes these proteins:
- a CDS encoding HAMP domain-containing protein, whose protein sequence is MLTGLAASLLLVLGALWLHGTRNAIHEEVEAATRVSEQWLKVVIGDLHNLPAAQRGERLLGVATAIGRVRANVLQIHDGAGELRHVSPPPTYKAGRQAPVWFASLLAADLPTRSFSIDNFRLSLHPDASRAVLDAWDELLALAGWALLLLLALYAAACGALARALRPLDQIMQALDRMGHGRFDTRLPQFATPELGRISHAFNGMADRLRAAVDENVRLDTEREVAERMQAGLQAERQVIARELHDELAQGITAVRALAGAIVQRTPDEPSLHIPAQSIVAVTGEMQDGVRNILHRLRPSVGDSLVVALDHHLGNWRLQHPEIELLSRVAIGEAPVADDLACAVLRCVQEGLTNVLRHAGASRVEFALERAAGWLHLSLADNGRGRGEKPSAQAGCGLGLTGMGERIAALGGQLQFSSRAGQGFCIDVRLPDVHFHHLQEEFA, encoded by the coding sequence GTGCTGACCGGGCTGGCCGCCAGCCTGTTGCTGGTGCTTGGGGCGCTTTGGCTGCACGGCACACGCAACGCGATCCACGAAGAGGTCGAGGCGGCCACCCGGGTTTCGGAGCAATGGCTGAAAGTCGTCATCGGCGACCTGCACAACCTGCCGGCAGCCCAGCGAGGCGAGCGGCTGCTTGGCGTGGCCACGGCCATCGGCCGGGTGCGCGCCAACGTGCTGCAGATCCACGATGGCGCCGGCGAGTTGCGCCATGTCTCGCCACCGCCGACCTACAAGGCCGGGCGTCAGGCACCGGTCTGGTTTGCCAGCCTGCTGGCGGCCGATCTGCCGACCCGCAGTTTCAGCATCGACAATTTCCGGCTCAGCCTGCACCCCGATGCCTCGCGCGCCGTCCTTGATGCCTGGGACGAATTGCTGGCGCTGGCCGGCTGGGCGCTGCTCTTGCTGCTTGCCCTGTATGCCGCCGCCTGCGGCGCCCTGGCCCGTGCCTTGCGCCCGCTTGACCAGATCATGCAGGCGCTTGATCGCATGGGACACGGGCGTTTCGACACGCGCCTGCCGCAATTTGCCACGCCGGAACTGGGCCGCATCTCCCATGCCTTCAATGGCATGGCCGACCGCCTGCGTGCGGCCGTCGATGAAAACGTCAGGCTCGATACCGAGCGCGAAGTCGCCGAACGGATGCAGGCTGGTCTGCAGGCTGAGCGGCAGGTGATCGCCCGTGAGCTGCACGACGAACTGGCCCAGGGCATCACCGCTGTTCGCGCGCTGGCCGGGGCGATTGTCCAGCGCACGCCGGATGAGCCATCGCTGCATATTCCGGCGCAGAGCATCGTCGCGGTGACCGGCGAGATGCAGGACGGCGTGCGCAATATCCTGCATCGCCTGCGGCCCTCAGTGGGTGATTCGCTGGTGGTGGCGCTCGATCATCACCTTGGCAACTGGCGCCTGCAGCATCCCGAGATCGAACTGCTCAGCCGGGTGGCGATTGGCGAAGCGCCGGTGGCCGACGATCTGGCCTGTGCCGTTTTGCGCTGCGTCCAGGAGGGGCTGACCAATGTCCTCCGCCATGCCGGGGCCAGCCGGGTCGAGTTTGCTCTTGAACGCGCGGCCGGTTGGTTGCATCTGTCGCTGGCCGACAACGGCCGTGGCCGGGGAGAAAAGCCCTCGGCCCAGGCCGGCTGTGGTCTGGGGCTGACCGGCATGGGCGAACGCATCGCCGCACTGGGTGGCCAGCTCCAATTTTCCAGTCGGGCCGGCCAGGGTTTCTGTATTGACGTCCGCTTGCCGGATGTGCACTTCCATCACCTCCAGGAGGAATTCGCATGA
- a CDS encoding TonB-dependent receptor produces MKRQSPKRTLLAVALAAAFAPAHAEPIVTTATVEVVGTTPLAGVGVPRLHLPANVVSLDDQRLEEIESLNIAEQLLRQAPAVTVNETQGNPYQADLNYRGFTASPLLGTAQGLSIYVDGVRVNEPFGDTVNWDLIPHSAIAGIDLIPGSNPAFGLNTLGGALAIRTKSGFSHPGGKLELSGGSFGRSNTELEYGGNNGTLGWYVAGDWFREDGWRDYSPSDVKQFFGKLSFRNSAGEADLTLTQARTKLIGNGLLPQSMFSERREAIFTRPDETRNDLTQLALNGKLWLGDSQSLSGSVYVRKTRTRTLNGDMNDDYEDDWATDPNTPNGAHNRTQTRQLGTGAAVQWNLTTQAHQLAVGASWDQARMRFVQTQQLGSLTDSRSIDNLLDLEEENRLWGTTRTASLFATDTWSITPALHLTASARYNMSRVTTHDELTLTAPNLDGDHSYRKLNPALGLSWQVLPALNAYAGFSQGNRIPTPIELGCADPANPCTLPNSMAADPYLKQVVSRTLEAGLRGTLAGNTQWNAGVYRTLNTDDILFVGTSTSAGYFTNFGKTQRQGLELGLNGKLSSIDWFASYNWLHATFRSDACLLAENNSTRGTAAECTGGGQDDEIFVKKGNRLPGLPEHSAKLGLAWRATGWLRVGGDVQAFSSQYARGNENNQHQSGTTTDALGNTRTFDGPGKIGGYAILNLNAEAKLGGGWQVFAKINNVFDRKYATAAALAESPFVGGSFQADPDDWRRQTFVAPGAPRAAWLGVRYVFGGK; encoded by the coding sequence ATGAAGAGACAAAGCCCCAAACGCACCCTGCTGGCCGTCGCACTCGCCGCTGCTTTCGCACCGGCCCATGCCGAGCCCATCGTCACCACCGCCACCGTCGAAGTGGTCGGCACCACGCCGCTGGCCGGCGTTGGCGTGCCGCGCCTGCACCTGCCGGCCAACGTCGTGTCGCTCGACGACCAGCGCCTGGAAGAAATTGAGAGCCTGAACATCGCCGAACAGTTGCTGCGCCAGGCGCCGGCCGTCACGGTCAATGAAACCCAGGGCAATCCGTACCAGGCCGACCTCAACTACCGCGGCTTCACCGCCTCGCCGCTGCTCGGCACGGCGCAGGGCCTGTCGATCTACGTCGATGGCGTGCGGGTGAACGAGCCCTTCGGCGATACGGTGAATTGGGATCTGATCCCCCATTCGGCCATTGCCGGCATCGACCTGATCCCCGGCTCCAACCCGGCCTTCGGCCTCAATACGCTGGGCGGTGCACTGGCCATCCGCACCAAGAGCGGCTTTTCGCATCCGGGCGGCAAGCTCGAACTGTCCGGCGGCAGCTTCGGGCGCAGCAACACCGAGCTGGAATACGGCGGCAACAACGGCACGCTCGGCTGGTACGTGGCCGGCGACTGGTTCCGCGAGGATGGCTGGCGCGACTATTCGCCGTCCGACGTCAAGCAGTTCTTCGGCAAGCTGTCCTTCCGCAACAGCGCCGGCGAGGCCGACCTGACGCTGACCCAGGCCCGCACCAAACTGATCGGCAACGGGCTGCTGCCGCAATCGATGTTCAGCGAGCGCCGCGAAGCGATCTTCACCCGCCCCGACGAAACGCGTAACGACCTGACCCAGCTCGCCCTCAACGGCAAGCTGTGGCTGGGCGACAGCCAAAGCCTGAGCGGTAGCGTCTATGTCCGCAAGACGCGCACCCGCACGCTGAACGGCGACATGAACGACGATTACGAAGACGACTGGGCCACCGATCCGAATACCCCGAACGGCGCCCACAACCGGACGCAGACCCGGCAGCTAGGCACCGGCGCCGCCGTGCAGTGGAACCTGACCACCCAGGCCCACCAGCTCGCTGTCGGCGCTTCCTGGGACCAGGCCCGCATGCGCTTCGTGCAGACCCAGCAGCTCGGCTCGCTGACCGACTCGCGCAGCATCGACAACCTGCTCGATCTTGAAGAAGAAAACCGCCTGTGGGGCACCACACGCACGGCCAGCCTGTTCGCCACCGATACCTGGTCGATTACCCCGGCCCTGCACCTGACCGCCTCGGCCCGCTACAACATGAGCCGGGTGACGACGCACGATGAATTGACGCTGACGGCGCCGAACCTCGATGGCGACCACAGCTATCGCAAGCTGAATCCTGCCCTCGGCCTGAGTTGGCAAGTGCTGCCGGCGCTCAACGCCTACGCCGGTTTCAGCCAGGGCAACCGCATCCCGACGCCGATCGAACTCGGCTGCGCCGACCCGGCCAACCCGTGCACCCTGCCTAACTCGATGGCTGCCGACCCCTATCTGAAGCAGGTGGTATCGCGCACCTTGGAGGCCGGTCTGCGCGGCACCCTGGCCGGCAATACCCAGTGGAACGCCGGGGTCTATCGCACCTTGAACACCGACGACATCCTGTTCGTCGGCACCTCGACCAGCGCCGGTTATTTCACCAACTTCGGCAAGACGCAGCGCCAGGGCCTGGAACTCGGCCTCAACGGCAAGCTGAGCAGCATCGACTGGTTTGCCAGCTACAACTGGCTGCACGCCACCTTCCGTTCCGATGCCTGCCTGCTGGCCGAAAACAACAGCACGCGCGGCACGGCGGCCGAATGCACCGGCGGCGGCCAGGACGACGAGATTTTCGTCAAAAAGGGTAACCGCCTGCCCGGCCTGCCCGAGCACAGCGCCAAGCTCGGCCTGGCCTGGCGCGCCACCGGCTGGCTGCGTGTCGGCGGCGACGTCCAGGCTTTCTCCAGCCAGTACGCTCGCGGCAACGAGAACAACCAGCACCAGAGCGGCACCACCACCGACGCGCTGGGCAACACGCGCACCTTCGACGGCCCGGGCAAGATCGGCGGCTACGCCATCCTCAACCTCAATGCCGAAGCCAAGCTGGGCGGCGGCTGGCAGGTCTTCGCCAAGATCAACAACGTCTTCGACCGCAAGTACGCCACGGCCGCTGCACTGGCCGAAAGCCCCTTCGTCGGCGGCAGCTTCCAGGCCGATCCGGACGACTGGCGTCGCCAGACCTTCGTCGCTCCCGGCGCGCCGCGCGCGGCCTGGCTCGGCGTGCGCTACGTGTTTGGCGGCAAATGA
- a CDS encoding energy transducer TonB → MSAAVLHDYLPARAVDRRFWTLIGLSILFHGALFAGMAWQRKALPAPLPTLMATIRLIAPSEANPEPRPVAASAPAPAAAVPPKARQQVAAAEQRSAPRVTQPAGPANVPAQTSAPAFVENAATSVAPAASIAAPAEGHRPVRPQGDVLAAYRQHLTELFARGYEYPRIAALRGWEGEVRLRLKVARKGNLLGIALDRSSGFDVLDQHAQALLASHGDLPPLPEALEASEIQVIVPINYKLRKTT, encoded by the coding sequence ATGAGCGCCGCCGTGCTCCACGACTACCTGCCGGCCCGGGCGGTGGATCGCCGTTTCTGGACGCTGATCGGCTTGTCCATCCTGTTCCACGGCGCCTTGTTCGCCGGCATGGCCTGGCAGCGCAAGGCATTGCCGGCACCGCTGCCGACGCTGATGGCGACCATCCGCCTGATCGCCCCGAGCGAAGCCAATCCCGAACCACGACCCGTTGCCGCCAGCGCCCCGGCGCCTGCCGCAGCGGTTCCCCCGAAGGCCCGGCAGCAAGTCGCCGCAGCGGAGCAACGGTCTGCCCCGCGCGTTACGCAGCCTGCCGGGCCGGCCAATGTGCCGGCCCAAACCAGCGCCCCGGCGTTTGTCGAGAATGCGGCTACTTCGGTCGCCCCGGCTGCGTCTATCGCAGCGCCGGCAGAAGGCCACCGCCCGGTCCGGCCGCAGGGTGACGTCCTCGCCGCCTATCGCCAGCACCTGACCGAACTGTTCGCCCGCGGCTACGAATACCCGCGCATCGCCGCCCTGCGTGGCTGGGAGGGCGAAGTCCGCCTGCGTCTGAAAGTGGCGCGGAAAGGCAACCTGCTGGGCATCGCGCTCGACCGTTCCAGCGGCTTCGACGTGCTCGACCAGCACGCCCAGGCACTGCTTGCCAGCCACGGCGACCTGCCGCCGCTGCCCGAGGCGCTGGAAGCCAGCGAAATCCAGGTCATCGTCCCCATCAACTACAAACTCAGAAAAACGACATGA
- a CDS encoding quinoprotein relay system zinc metallohydrolase 1: MKRILTNAVIPVPQGYFLRGALAGIQVFSTSLDSRLRGNDVVRGLLVLLFSLLSAAHAADFDYRLTATPVARDVYTFIGKTEDFDTVNGGNIVNTAFIVAPQGVIVIDSGPSLRYGQQMRQAIARVSDKSVVLVINTHHHPDHFLGNQAFADVPIGALADTRQGITSDGNAFAENLFRMSGDWMKGTEVQAPTRTLQAGELEVAGRRLRLIALDGHTGADLVVLDVASGVLFAGDLAFNGRAPTTPHADVAHWLAALDRLEALTRDSGFTALVPGHGAVTRDAAPLRQTRAWLNWLTQTMRDAARDGLDMNELLARPLPPEFADLPVAASEYRRSVGHLFPAAEQAALEGKP; this comes from the coding sequence GTGAAGCGGATTCTGACAAACGCCGTCATTCCCGTACCCCAAGGGTACTTCCTGCGGGGCGCGCTAGCGGGAATCCAGGTGTTCTCAACTTCGCTGGATTCCCGCCTGCGCGGGAATGACGTGGTGCGTGGCCTGCTGGTCTTGCTTTTCAGCCTTCTCAGTGCCGCCCACGCCGCCGATTTCGACTACCGCCTGACCGCCACCCCGGTCGCCCGCGACGTCTACACCTTCATCGGCAAGACCGAGGATTTCGATACCGTCAATGGCGGCAACATCGTCAACACCGCCTTCATCGTCGCGCCGCAGGGCGTCATCGTCATCGACAGCGGCCCCTCGCTGCGCTACGGCCAGCAGATGCGCCAGGCCATCGCCAGGGTCAGCGACAAGTCGGTGGTGCTGGTCATCAACACCCATCACCATCCCGACCACTTCCTCGGCAACCAGGCCTTTGCCGACGTGCCCATCGGCGCGCTGGCCGATACCCGCCAGGGCATTACCAGCGACGGCAACGCCTTCGCCGAAAACCTGTTCCGGATGAGCGGCGACTGGATGAAAGGCACCGAGGTGCAGGCCCCGACGCGCACCCTGCAGGCCGGCGAGCTTGAGGTGGCCGGCCGCCGCCTGCGCCTGATCGCCCTCGACGGCCACACCGGTGCCGACCTGGTGGTGCTCGACGTGGCCAGCGGCGTGCTGTTCGCTGGCGACCTGGCCTTTAACGGCCGCGCCCCGACCACGCCGCATGCCGACGTGGCGCACTGGCTGGCCGCCCTTGATCGCCTCGAAGCGCTGACCCGCGACAGCGGCTTCACCGCCCTGGTCCCCGGCCACGGCGCGGTGACCCGCGATGCCGCACCGCTGCGCCAGACCCGCGCCTGGCTGAACTGGCTGACGCAAACGATGCGCGACGCCGCCCGCGACGGCCTGGACATGAACGAACTGCTGGCCCGTCCGCTGCCGCCGGAATTCGCCGACCTGCCGGTGGCCGCCAGCGAATACCGTCGCTCGGTCGGTCACCTCTTTCCGGCGGCCGAGCAGGCCGCCCTGGAGGGCAAGCCATGA
- a CDS encoding quinoprotein dehydrogenase-associated SoxYZ-like carrier: MKYPLTIAAIALAALMPPAEAAALRESGDPLASARWSEMQKAFLAGAPVVFDPRVKVIAPSTAENPMQVPVTVDATALPGIVEVVVFADFNPIVQVLRFFPEGAPAYLGFRVKLQQSTPVRAAVRTAEGVWHVGGTWVNTVGGGCTAPSGAAASPEWQKRLNEVTGRQWSEGPNAGRVRLRIVHPMDTGLIAGTPAFHIEEINFTDAAGQRLMRVQTYEPVSENPVFTLNRGAVDGPLEASGRDNNGNLFKARIAP, encoded by the coding sequence ATGAAATACCCACTGACCATTGCAGCAATCGCCCTGGCCGCCCTGATGCCGCCGGCCGAAGCTGCCGCGCTGCGCGAGAGCGGTGATCCGCTCGCCTCGGCGCGCTGGTCGGAAATGCAGAAGGCCTTCCTGGCCGGGGCGCCCGTGGTCTTCGATCCGCGCGTCAAGGTCATTGCGCCATCGACGGCCGAGAACCCGATGCAGGTACCGGTGACGGTCGATGCCACGGCGCTGCCCGGCATCGTCGAGGTCGTCGTCTTCGCCGATTTCAACCCCATCGTGCAGGTGTTGCGCTTCTTCCCGGAAGGTGCGCCGGCCTATCTCGGCTTTCGCGTCAAGCTGCAGCAATCGACGCCGGTGCGCGCCGCGGTGCGAACGGCTGAAGGCGTCTGGCATGTCGGCGGCACCTGGGTGAATACCGTCGGTGGCGGCTGTACTGCGCCGTCGGGTGCTGCGGCCTCGCCGGAATGGCAGAAGCGCCTCAATGAAGTCACCGGCCGCCAGTGGTCGGAAGGCCCGAACGCCGGCCGCGTCCGCCTGCGCATCGTGCACCCGATGGATACCGGCCTGATCGCCGGCACCCCGGCCTTCCACATCGAGGAAATCAACTTCACCGACGCCGCCGGCCAGCGCCTGATGCGCGTGCAGACCTACGAGCCGGTCAGCGAGAACCCGGTGTTCACGCTCAATCGCGGCGCCGTCGATGGCCCGCTGGAAGCCAGTGGGCGGGATAACAACGGCAACCTGTTCAAGGCGAGGATTGCGCCGTGA
- a CDS encoding PQQ-dependent methanol/ethanol family dehydrogenase → MHRHTPKRSALTLALITAAFVAGSPAQAGVTDADILNDAKTTGDVVSFGLGTQGQRFSPSTQINAKTVKNLVPAWSMSFGGEKQRGQESQPVIHNGKMFVTASYSRLFAVDAKSGKKLWKYEHRLPDGIMPCCDVINRGAALYDNLVIFATLDAQLVALNQDTGKVVWKEKLGDYAAGYSATAAPIIAKGKLITGVSGGEFGVVGRIDARDPLTGKLIWTRPTVEGHMGYAWKDGEKVENGISGTTNATWTGDLWQTGGAATWNGATYDPETNLIFAGTGNPAPWNSHLRPGDNLFSSSTVAIDADTGKIAWHYQNTPHDGWDFDGVNEFVSFDYKDPKTGKLIKAGGKADRNGFFFVNDRTNGKLINAFPFVKKITWATSFNLETGRPNYIEEGRPGDPTQGADGKKGKVVFSAPSFLGGKNQQQMAYSPQTGLFYVPANEWSMDIWNEPVSYKKGAAYLGAGFTIKAIHDDHIGVLRAMDPQTGKIVWENKNYAPLWGGVLTTAGGLVFYGTPEGFLKGVDAKTGKELWSFQTGTGIVAPPVSWEQDGEQMIAVTTGWGGAVPLWGGDVAKRVNFLEQGGSVWVFKLHKG, encoded by the coding sequence ATGCACCGTCATACCCCCAAGCGGAGTGCCCTCACACTTGCGCTGATTACTGCCGCCTTCGTGGCCGGCAGCCCGGCTCAGGCCGGCGTTACCGACGCCGACATCCTGAACGATGCCAAGACCACCGGCGACGTCGTCAGCTTCGGCCTCGGCACCCAGGGCCAGCGCTTCAGCCCGTCCACCCAGATCAACGCCAAGACCGTCAAGAACCTGGTCCCGGCCTGGTCGATGTCCTTCGGCGGCGAGAAGCAGCGCGGCCAGGAATCGCAGCCGGTCATCCACAACGGCAAGATGTTCGTCACCGCCTCCTACAGCCGCCTGTTTGCAGTCGATGCCAAGTCCGGCAAGAAGCTGTGGAAGTACGAGCACCGCCTGCCGGACGGCATCATGCCGTGTTGCGACGTGATCAACCGCGGCGCCGCTCTCTACGACAATCTGGTCATCTTCGCCACGCTGGACGCCCAGCTGGTGGCCCTGAACCAGGACACCGGCAAGGTCGTCTGGAAGGAAAAGCTCGGTGACTACGCCGCCGGCTACTCCGCCACCGCCGCCCCGATCATCGCCAAGGGCAAGCTGATCACCGGCGTTTCCGGTGGTGAATTCGGTGTCGTCGGCCGCATCGACGCCCGCGACCCGCTGACCGGCAAGCTGATCTGGACCCGTCCGACCGTTGAAGGCCACATGGGTTATGCCTGGAAGGACGGCGAGAAGGTCGAAAACGGCATCTCCGGCACCACCAACGCCACGTGGACCGGCGATCTGTGGCAGACCGGCGGCGCAGCCACCTGGAACGGCGCCACCTACGATCCTGAAACCAACCTGATCTTCGCTGGTACCGGCAACCCGGCGCCGTGGAACAGCCACCTGCGTCCGGGCGACAATCTCTTCTCGTCGTCCACCGTCGCCATCGACGCCGATACCGGCAAGATCGCCTGGCATTACCAGAACACCCCGCACGACGGTTGGGACTTCGACGGCGTGAACGAATTCGTCTCCTTCGACTACAAGGATCCGAAGACGGGCAAGCTGATCAAGGCTGGCGGCAAGGCCGACCGTAACGGCTTCTTCTTCGTCAACGACCGCACCAACGGCAAGCTGATCAACGCCTTCCCCTTCGTCAAGAAAATCACCTGGGCTACCAGCTTCAACCTCGAAACCGGCCGTCCGAACTACATCGAAGAAGGCCGTCCGGGTGACCCGACGCAAGGTGCTGACGGCAAGAAGGGCAAGGTCGTCTTCTCGGCCCCGTCCTTCCTCGGCGGCAAGAACCAGCAGCAGATGGCCTACAGCCCGCAGACCGGCCTCTTCTACGTGCCGGCCAACGAGTGGTCGATGGACATCTGGAACGAGCCGGTTTCCTACAAGAAGGGCGCTGCCTACCTGGGCGCCGGCTTCACCATCAAGGCCATCCACGACGACCACATCGGCGTGCTGCGCGCGATGGACCCGCAGACCGGCAAGATCGTCTGGGAAAACAAGAACTACGCCCCGCTGTGGGGTGGCGTCCTGACCACCGCCGGTGGCCTGGTGTTCTATGGCACCCCGGAAGGCTTCCTGAAGGGTGTTGATGCCAAGACCGGCAAGGAACTGTGGTCCTTCCAGACCGGCACCGGCATCGTTGCACCGCCGGTCAGCTGGGAACAGGATGGCGAGCAGATGATCGCCGTGACAACCGGCTGGGGCGGCGCCGTGCCGCTCTGGGGCGGCGACGTCGCCAAGCGCGTGAACTTCCTCGAACAGGGCGGTTCGGTCTGGGTCTTCAAGTTGCACAAGGGTTAA
- a CDS encoding helix-turn-helix domain-containing protein has product MLKNLGLRLRARRLAQNMTLEQAAERLLCSPTTYRALESGKPTVSLGLLAHALWLFGRLEDMEQLSPLEIGMLGNKRSQRARPVAKGVSDDERDF; this is encoded by the coding sequence ATGTTGAAGAACCTTGGGCTGCGCCTGCGCGCCAGGCGTCTTGCCCAGAACATGACGCTGGAACAGGCCGCCGAGCGCCTGCTCTGTTCGCCGACCACCTATCGCGCGCTGGAAAGCGGCAAGCCGACAGTCAGCCTGGGTTTGTTGGCCCATGCCCTATGGTTGTTCGGGCGCCTGGAGGATATGGAGCAACTCAGTCCGCTGGAAATCGGCATGCTCGGCAACAAGCGTAGCCAGCGCGCACGGCCGGTCGCGAAGGGGGTCAGCGATGACGAACGGGATTTCTGA
- a CDS encoding type II toxin-antitoxin system HipA family toxin translates to MTNGISENSLYVGLYLPGQEVPTTAALLKLERNNLQESGHLAYGLGYLARPTALALNPLHLPLQREPFRLPARLLREGGALPLSVKDALPDAWGLRVLANELGGRLPSQREQLLLTNEDRVGAMVFSESRDMPAPAEQPHDELSQLAEAVRRLQYDMKIPQPLKRLLLRGGSLGGARPKASFMHDHALWLAKFPAAGDPLDVQVLEAAALGLAMRCGIQVPPFMTMPIGHGENAFLSRRFDRFGENLQQRLHYLSASALLDIPYESSAGSYVEFARVIRRLSLRPGADLKELFRRLIFNLLIDNTDDHLKNHGMLWAGKDRYVLSPAFDVVPQLTNLGYQMLSIDGTTQESSLELAVQSAAHFDLSADQASAIIKEMAGIVYGQWWLHAQLQDVPETLRKRLESCFGRQKEIIGAAKFGY, encoded by the coding sequence ATGACGAACGGGATTTCTGAAAATTCCCTGTACGTCGGTCTTTACCTGCCGGGGCAAGAAGTGCCGACGACGGCAGCGCTGCTCAAGCTCGAACGCAACAATCTGCAGGAAAGCGGCCATCTGGCCTACGGCCTGGGCTACCTTGCACGCCCCACTGCGCTGGCGCTGAATCCGCTGCACTTGCCTTTGCAACGCGAACCCTTCCGCTTGCCGGCGCGTTTGCTGCGCGAAGGTGGCGCCTTGCCACTGAGCGTCAAGGACGCATTGCCCGATGCCTGGGGGCTGCGTGTGCTCGCCAACGAACTGGGCGGGCGCCTGCCGAGCCAGCGCGAACAACTGTTGCTGACCAATGAGGATCGAGTCGGCGCCATGGTTTTTTCCGAAAGTCGCGACATGCCGGCGCCAGCCGAACAACCGCACGACGAACTGAGCCAACTGGCCGAGGCCGTGCGCCGCCTGCAATACGACATGAAAATTCCGCAGCCGCTCAAGCGCCTGCTGCTGCGCGGCGGCAGCCTGGGCGGTGCGCGCCCCAAAGCGTCGTTCATGCACGATCACGCCCTGTGGCTGGCCAAGTTTCCCGCTGCCGGCGATCCGCTCGATGTTCAGGTGCTCGAAGCCGCAGCGCTCGGCCTCGCCATGCGCTGTGGCATTCAGGTACCGCCGTTTATGACCATGCCGATCGGGCACGGCGAAAACGCCTTCCTGTCGCGCCGCTTCGACCGTTTTGGCGAAAATTTACAGCAGCGCCTGCACTACCTGTCAGCCAGCGCCCTGCTTGATATTCCCTATGAATCGAGCGCCGGCAGCTACGTCGAATTTGCCCGCGTCATCCGCCGTCTCAGCTTGCGGCCGGGCGCCGACCTCAAGGAACTGTTTCGCCGCCTGATCTTCAACCTGCTCATCGACAATACCGACGACCACCTGAAAAACCACGGCATGCTTTGGGCGGGAAAAGACCGTTACGTCCTGTCGCCAGCCTTCGACGTCGTCCCGCAACTGACCAATCTCGGCTACCAGATGCTGTCGATCGACGGGACAACGCAGGAATCCAGTCTCGAACTTGCGGTTCAGTCGGCGGCCCATTTCGATCTTTCGGCCGATCAGGCCAGCGCGATCATCAAGGAAATGGCCGGCATTGTTTACGGCCAGTGGTGGCTGCACGCCCAACTGCAGGACGTCCCGGAGACGCTACGCAAGCGCCTGGAAAGCTGTTTTGGCCGGCAAAAGGAAATCATCGGCGCCGCGAAGTTCGGTTACTGA
- a CDS encoding pyridoxamine 5'-phosphate oxidase family protein produces MPLSIAPSPRTRVRRKPERADYDAQAINAIVDAAVICSVAVQIDGGVHAIPTIHWRDGEHLYIHGAKASRMLKALTEGEACLTIALADGLVLARSAMHHSMNYRSVVIYGQFELVTEPAEKARSLRALIEGLYPGRWDTLRPINDKELNATSVLRIPLTEASAKVRDAGVKDDDEDLDWPVWAGVIPLDTVVGAPRREDDSAGRTVPATRYSPQSDTY; encoded by the coding sequence ATGCCCCTCTCCATCGCCCCTTCCCCACGCACCCGCGTCCGCCGCAAGCCAGAACGCGCCGACTACGATGCCCAAGCCATCAACGCCATCGTCGACGCTGCGGTCATCTGCAGCGTTGCCGTCCAGATCGACGGCGGGGTGCACGCCATTCCCACCATCCATTGGCGCGACGGCGAGCACCTGTACATCCATGGCGCCAAGGCGTCGCGCATGCTGAAGGCACTGACCGAGGGCGAGGCCTGCCTCACGATCGCCCTGGCCGACGGCCTGGTGCTGGCCCGCTCGGCCATGCACCACTCGATGAACTACCGCTCGGTGGTGATCTACGGCCAGTTCGAGCTGGTGACCGAACCAGCGGAGAAAGCGCGCAGCCTGCGGGCACTGATCGAAGGCCTGTACCCCGGCCGTTGGGACACGCTGCGCCCGATCAACGACAAGGAGCTGAACGCGACCAGCGTGCTACGCATTCCGCTGACCGAGGCATCGGCCAAGGTACGCGACGCCGGGGTCAAGGATGACGACGAGGATCTGGACTGGCCGGTCTGGGCTGGCGTCATCCCGCTCGATACCGTGGTCGGCGCACCGCGACGGGAGGACGACAGCGCGGGGCGGACGGTGCCGGCCACTCGCTACAGTCCGCAGAGCGACACGTACTGA